CGCGGACGGCGTAGGTTCCGAACTTGTGGATCGACTGGGGCGTCAGGCCGAGGTGTCCCATGACGGGAATGCCGGCCGAGAGAATGCGCTGGACCGATTCGAGGATCTCCTCGCCGCCCTCCATCTTCACGGCGTCGGCCTCGGTCTCCTTCATAATGCGGATGGCCGAATCGAGCGCCACCTTCGAGTTGCCCTGATAGGTTCCGAACGGCAGGTCGACGACGACCAGCGCCCGCTCCACGGCACGCACGACCGAACGGGCGTGGTAGATCATCATATCGAGGGTGATGGGAACCGTGGTCTCGTAACCGGCCATCACGTTGGCGGCCGAGTCGCCCACGAGAATCACGTCGATACCCGCGGCATCGACGATCTTCGCCATCGAATAGTCGTAAGAGGTGAGCATGGCGATCTTCTCGCCCCGCTGTTTCATCTCCGTCAGGCGGTAAGTCGTTACCGCGCGGACGGTGCTTTCTACTGACATTTTTTCAGATTTTAAGTTTTACAACGCGGCAAAGTTAACGCTTCGGACGGATTTGGCAAAAGAAACTCCATAAAACGACGCCGCCCGACACCGAGACGTTGACCGAATGCTTGGTCCCGGCCTGCGGGATTTCGACGGCCCCGTCGCACCGGTCGACGGCCTCCTGCCCCACGCCGTCGACCTCGTTGCCGAAGACGAGCGCATACTTCACCCCCGGCGCGGCACGGAACGCGTCGAGCATCACGGCCCCCTCGACCTGCTCCACGGCGTAGACCGCATATCCTTCGGCACGCAGCTGCGCAATGCACCCGACGGTCGAAGCGCAATAACTCCAGGGCA
This Alistipes shahii WAL 8301 DNA region includes the following protein-coding sequences:
- the panB gene encoding 3-methyl-2-oxobutanoate hydroxymethyltransferase, which codes for MSVESTVRAVTTYRLTEMKQRGEKIAMLTSYDYSMAKIVDAAGIDVILVGDSAANVMAGYETTVPITLDMMIYHARSVVRAVERALVVVDLPFGTYQGNSKVALDSAIRIMKETEADAVKMEGGEEILESVQRILSAGIPVMGHLGLTPQSIHKFGTYAVRAKEEAEAEKLLRDAHLLSEAGCFGIVLEKIPAALAARVTAEIPTPTIGIGAGAGCDGQVLVIHDMLGINKGFSPRFLRRYADLHTVMTGAVEQYVRDVKECDFPNEKEQY
- a CDS encoding TrmH family RNA methyltransferase; its protein translation is MRKITNEELGRPSAEEFAAMEKMPVTVVLDNVRSAQNVGAFFRTGDAFAVERIVLCGITATPPSRDIHKTALGAEMTVPWSYCASTVGCIAQLRAEGYAVYAVEQVEGAVMLDAFRAAPGVKYALVFGNEVDGVGQEAVDRCDGAVEIPQAGTKHSVNVSVSGGVVLWSFFCQIRPKR